One window of Pseudochaenichthys georgianus chromosome 18, fPseGeo1.2, whole genome shotgun sequence genomic DNA carries:
- the ufsp1 gene encoding ufm1-specific protease 1, whose amino-acid sequence MDKKLTAAESEEIDWGESAADEGKIMKRTQSLSESVHTGLSYPLTNHVKCSLMKGDYLYFHYGCDGQDDRGWGCGYRTIQTMASWICNNCVALKDKHTPPPSLPEIQQALVTMGDKPGSFSPSRDWIGTFEASLILDYFYDVPCKLVHVRGGGAELEHVAVEELHRHFEKHGSPVMMGGDRDNSSKGIFGVCTGGDGSYLLVVDPHYYGCQLEKMELQRRGWVAWKRVSSLDQSSFYNLCMPQTANKAT is encoded by the coding sequence ATGGATAAAAAGTTAACGGCAGCGGAATCTGAGGAGATTGACTGGGGAGAGAGTGCAGCGGACGAAGGGAAGATTATGAAGAGGACACAAAGCTTATCCGAAAGTGTCCACACAGGTCTTTCTTATCCACTTACAAATCATGTGAAATGTTCTCTGATGAAAGGAGACTATCTCTACTTCCATTATGGCTGTGATGGACAAGATGACAGAGGTTGGGGATGTGGCTACCGCACTATTCAGACCATGGCTTCCTGGATTTGTAATAACTGTGTTGCACTTAAGGACAAACACACACCTCCACCAAGCCTCCCTGAAATCCAGCAAGCTTTGGTCACCATGGGGGACAAACCCGGCTCGTTCTCACCCTCCAGGGATTGGATAGGGACATTCGAAGCCTCCCTGATTCTTGACTATTTCTATGATGTTCCCTGTAAGTTAGTGCATGTTAGAGGTGGAGGAGCAGAGCTGGAGCATGTTGCCGTGGAAGAGCTCCATCGGCACTTTGAGAAGCATGGATCTCCAGTCATGATGGGAGGGGACAGGGACAACTCTTCTAAAGGGATCTTCGGGGTGTGCACCGGGGGCGATGGGAGCTACCTGCTAGTCGTTGACCCTCACTACTATGGATGTCAGCTGGAGAAGATGGAGCTGCAGAGGCGGGGGTGGGTGGCGTGGAAGAGAGTGTCATCATTGGATCAGTCTTCATTCTATAATCTGTGTATGCCTCAGACTGCCAACAAAGCAACATAA
- the LOC117463519 gene encoding endonuclease domain-containing 1 protein encodes MTPASATRAFPLAAVVAVLTCVWLPGVQAGVVGDFNHVERCKDSLYMGTPPRGYLSTSFTKICQRYEDKPRFVTLYDSQRHIPMYSAYTFKKSDGEKKVDFPWMFEPQLASDKSSSNMEPFPQSTSMHMNFEDTQAVLEDYADVVLYERGQLNPDEHQADPLDKASTYSLTNVVPQIREFNIGPWAEHRDLIRKRLNNYCRGKAYVVTGVTTSGHTIRRNNLDRVAVPEYLWSAYCCTEFDQNAPYFVRYKFPVFAAYGLNDRVNNHMAEIPLKNMEKFLKGRMDVDKNFQIFYSDCVPDI; translated from the exons ATGACACCCGCTTCAGCAACGCGGGCCTTCCCTCTGGCAGCTGTGGTGGCCGTGCTGACTTGTGTGTGGCTCCCGGGGGTCCAGGCAGGAGTGGTGGGGGACTTCAACCATGTGGAGCGCTGTAAGGACTCCCTCTACATGGGCACTCCACCCAGAGGCTACCTCAGCACCTCCTTTACGAAGATCTGCCAGAGGTACGAGGATAAACCCCGCTTTGTCACCCTGTACGACTCCCAAAGACACATTCCAATGTATTCTGCATATACATTCAAGAAGTCTGATGGGGAGAAGAAGGTGGACTTCCCGTGGATGTTTGAGCCCCAG CTGGCCTCAGATAAGAGCAGCAGTAACATGGAGCCCTTCCCTCAATCTACAAGCATGCACATGAACTTCGAGGACACACAGGCAGTGCTGGAGGACTACGCTGATGTGGTTCTGTACGAACGTGGCCAGCTGAATCCTGACGAGCACCAGGCTGACCCCCTGGACAAAGCCTCCACCTACAGCTTGACGAATGTGGTGCCCCAGATCAGGGAGTTCAACATCGGTCCCTGGGCAGAACACCGGGACCTAATTCGCAAACGTCTCAACAACTACTGCCGGGGCAAAGCCTACGTGGTCACCGGGGTCACCACCTCCGGGCACACCATCCGTCGCAACAACCTGGACCGGGTGGCTGTACCGGAGTACCTGTGGTCGGCCTACTGCTGCACCGAGTTTGACCAAAATGCACCGTACTTTGTGCGCTACAAGTTCCCCGTGTTTGCAGCTTATGGGCTCAACGACCGTGTCAACAACCACATGGCGGAAATTCCGCTGAAGAACATGGAGAAGTTTCTCAAGGGGAGGATGGATGTGGATAAGAACTTCCAGATTTTCTATAGTGACTGTGTGCCAGATATCTAA